One Streptomyces sp. L2 genomic window carries:
- a CDS encoding glycosyltransferase family 2 protein — translation MSSHEYTSALGEPDVTEVPEPGAVTVVVPTFNESANVRQLLHRITESVPARLPCEVVFVDDSTDDTPEVIRAAAQDCPFPVTVLHREEPAGGLGGAVVEGLKAATSEWIVVMDGDCQHPPSLVPDLVATGERANAGLVVASRYLKGGSRAGLAGGYRVAVSRAATWLAKSLFPRRLHGISDPMSGFFAIRRSAVTADVLKPLGYKILLELAVRSRPRTVAEVPFVFQDRYAGESKSTAAEGLRFLRHLAGLRTASPFARMVGFGLIGVSGFLPNLLGLYVLTALGLHYVPAEILANQFGVAWNFLLIEHLLFRDRRAHRRWWDRLGRFALLANADLVLRIPLIALFVHRFGMGALTATTLALVTTFVVRFAGTEALVYLPRRRRRTSARSRV, via the coding sequence ATGAGCAGCCACGAGTACACCAGCGCCCTCGGCGAACCCGACGTCACCGAGGTCCCCGAACCCGGCGCGGTCACCGTCGTCGTACCGACGTTCAACGAGTCCGCCAACGTCCGGCAGCTGCTGCACCGGATCACCGAATCGGTGCCCGCCCGGCTGCCCTGCGAGGTCGTCTTCGTGGACGACTCCACCGACGACACCCCCGAGGTGATCCGCGCGGCCGCGCAGGACTGCCCGTTCCCCGTGACCGTGCTGCACCGCGAGGAACCGGCCGGCGGACTCGGCGGGGCCGTCGTCGAGGGACTGAAGGCGGCCACCTCCGAGTGGATCGTCGTCATGGACGGCGACTGCCAGCACCCGCCCTCCCTCGTCCCGGACCTGGTCGCCACCGGCGAACGCGCGAACGCCGGGCTCGTCGTCGCCTCCCGCTACCTCAAGGGCGGCAGCCGCGCCGGACTCGCCGGCGGCTACCGGGTCGCCGTGTCCCGCGCGGCGACCTGGCTCGCCAAGTCCCTCTTCCCGCGCCGACTGCACGGCATCAGCGACCCGATGAGCGGCTTCTTCGCCATCCGCCGCAGCGCCGTTACCGCCGACGTCCTCAAACCGCTCGGCTACAAGATCCTCCTCGAACTCGCCGTACGCAGCCGACCCCGTACGGTCGCCGAAGTGCCGTTCGTCTTCCAGGACCGGTACGCCGGCGAGTCCAAGTCCACCGCCGCCGAGGGCCTGCGCTTCCTGCGGCACCTCGCCGGGCTGCGCACCGCCTCGCCGTTCGCCCGCATGGTCGGCTTCGGCCTGATCGGCGTCAGCGGCTTCCTGCCCAACCTGCTCGGCCTGTACGTCCTCACCGCCCTCGGCCTGCACTACGTGCCCGCCGAGATTCTCGCCAACCAGTTCGGCGTCGCCTGGAACTTCCTGCTCATCGAGCACCTGCTGTTCCGCGACCGGCGTGCGCACCGCCGCTGGTGGGACCGGCTCGGCCGATTCGCGCTGCTCGCCAACGCCGACCTGGTGCTGCGCATCCCGCTGATCGCCCTGTTCGTCCACCGGTTCGGGATGGGCGCCCTCACCGCGACCACCCTCGCCCTCGTGACCACGTTCGTCGTGCGCTTCGCCGGGACCGAGGCGCTGGTGTACCTCCCGCGCCGCCGCCGGCGCACGTCCGCAAGGAGCCGCGTATGA
- a CDS encoding phospholipid carrier-dependent glycosyltransferase: MTSTLPAVTAPKVPAQRPPAPETGSTGRTSPPQRLRSSRPDLLLCGALLLAVLLVQGWNISAYPTLSDDEGTYLAQAWAVQQGTGLAHYTYWYDHPPLGWIQIALLSWLPSVISPGSMTVGTMRLVMLGIGAVSAVLVYVLGRRLLLPRWAAGLGMALFGLSPLSVVLSREIFLDNIAVMWLLLAFCLAASPSRHLWHHFGAGLAAAAGVLTKETMLVVLPALFVTMWRHSHRDTRKFALTGAVTACALIGLSYPLFALLKGELWPGPGHVSLWEGITYQMSRPGSGFILDTHSGSYGVLHSWLYYDRVLPLGGLAGALLLLAGWRWSVTARALAGPALAVAVLTAVALRPNGYLPAMYVIGALPFLALVLAGGAASVGRAVLRRGRAEGERRYLTGGRYALAAVLTLAAGAYVVPHWYDGDRTALTADANKPYRQASHWLSTEVAEPQDTRVLVDDALWLDLVHAGYRPGLGAIWFYKADLDPAVAKTMPHGWRDVDYVVASPTVRRDAKDLPNVRAAIQHSTPVATFGTGPDRIEIRQVRTTAGDAR, translated from the coding sequence GTGACCTCCACCCTTCCCGCGGTGACCGCCCCGAAGGTCCCCGCGCAGCGCCCACCCGCGCCCGAGACGGGTTCGACCGGTCGGACGAGCCCGCCGCAGCGGCTCCGCTCCTCCCGCCCCGACCTGCTCCTGTGCGGGGCGCTGCTGCTCGCGGTCCTTCTCGTCCAGGGCTGGAACATCTCCGCCTACCCCACCCTCAGCGACGACGAGGGCACCTACCTGGCCCAGGCCTGGGCCGTGCAGCAGGGCACCGGACTGGCCCACTACACCTACTGGTACGACCACCCGCCGCTCGGCTGGATCCAGATCGCCCTGCTCAGCTGGCTCCCCTCCGTCATCAGCCCCGGCTCGATGACCGTCGGCACCATGCGGCTCGTTATGCTCGGCATCGGCGCGGTCAGCGCCGTCCTGGTGTACGTCCTCGGCCGGCGGCTCCTGCTGCCCCGCTGGGCCGCCGGACTCGGCATGGCCCTCTTCGGGCTCTCCCCGCTGTCCGTCGTGCTCAGCAGGGAGATCTTCCTCGACAACATCGCCGTGATGTGGCTGCTGCTGGCGTTCTGCCTGGCCGCCTCGCCCAGCCGCCACCTGTGGCACCACTTCGGCGCGGGCCTCGCCGCCGCCGCGGGCGTCCTCACCAAGGAGACGATGCTCGTCGTCCTGCCCGCCCTGTTCGTCACCATGTGGCGGCACAGTCATCGTGACACCCGCAAGTTCGCCCTCACCGGAGCCGTCACCGCCTGTGCCCTGATCGGCCTCTCCTACCCCCTCTTCGCCCTGCTGAAGGGCGAGTTGTGGCCCGGTCCCGGACACGTATCCCTCTGGGAGGGCATCACCTACCAGATGTCCCGCCCCGGCTCCGGCTTCATCCTGGACACGCACTCCGGCAGTTACGGCGTCCTGCACTCCTGGCTGTACTACGACCGCGTCCTGCCCCTCGGCGGCCTCGCCGGAGCCCTGCTCCTGCTGGCCGGATGGCGCTGGTCGGTCACCGCCCGCGCCCTCGCCGGACCGGCCCTGGCGGTCGCCGTCCTCACGGCCGTCGCCCTGCGCCCGAACGGCTACCTGCCCGCCATGTACGTCATCGGCGCCCTGCCGTTCCTCGCCCTGGTCCTCGCCGGCGGCGCCGCCTCCGTCGGCCGGGCGGTCCTGCGCCGCGGCCGGGCCGAGGGCGAGAGGCGGTACCTGACCGGCGGCCGGTACGCGCTCGCCGCCGTCCTCACGCTCGCCGCAGGCGCCTACGTCGTCCCGCACTGGTACGACGGCGACCGCACCGCCCTCACCGCCGACGCCAACAAGCCCTACCGGCAGGCCTCCCACTGGCTCAGCACCGAGGTCGCGGAACCGCAGGACACCCGCGTCCTCGTCGACGACGCCCTCTGGCTGGACCTCGTGCACGCCGGATACCGGCCCGGACTCGGCGCGATCTGGTTCTACAAGGCGGACCTCGACCCCGCCGTCGCCAAGACCATGCCGCACGGCTGGCGGGACGTCGACTACGTCGTCGCCTCCCCGACCGTCCGCCGCGACGCCAAGGACCTCCCGAACGTCCGCGCCGCCATCCAGCACTCCACCCCGGTCGCCACCTTCGGCACCGGACCCGACCGCATCGAGATCCGCCAGGTCCGGACCACCGCGGGAGACGCCCGATGA